GTTCCGGCAAAGCAGCCGCCACACCCATCGACAATCTCGACTTCCTGCGGCCTGAAGAACAGCGTCGCATTGCCGTTGCCTTCGGATTTCAACCCGGTCGGCCGGTCATCAAGCCAGATCTCGCCGGATTCGATGCGCACCGGCAGCGCCGAGGATTCACCGATGAAGCGATGAACGAATGGGGCCGCCGGATTGTCATAGACGTCGTCGGCGGTGCCGACCTGCTCGATGCGGCCCTGGCTCATCACCACGACGCGGTCGGCAAGTTCCAGTGCCTCTTCCTGATCGTGGGTGACGAATACGGTGGTATGGCCGGTGCGATCATGAATTTCCCGCAGCCAGCGCCGCAAATCCTTGCGGACCTGGGCGTCGAGAGCGCCGAAAGGCTCGTCCAGCAGCAGCACCTTTGGCTCGATTGCCATGGCGCGGGCCAACGCGACGCGCTGACGCTGACCACCGGAGAGCTGGGCCGGATAGCGTTTTTCAAGGCCCGACAGCTGCACGAAATCGAGCAGTTCCAAGGCGCGTTTGCGGATTTCCGCCTTGGGCGGACGCGACGACTTTGGTCGAACGGTGAGGCCGAAGCCGACATTTTCCAGCACGGTCATATGCTTGAACAGCGCATAGTGCTGGAACACGAAGCCGACTTGCCGTTCCTGCACGGTCTTGCGCGACGCATCGTCGTCGCCGAAGAAAATCTGGCCAGCACTTGGCCGCTCAAGCCCGGCGATTAGCCGCAGCAAGGTGGTTTTTCCCGAACCGGAGGGGCCGACAAGCGCGATCAACTCGCCGGAGCGGATGTCCAGCGACAGTTCGTGGAGGGCGGCGGTCGCGTTGAAGTCCTTGCGGATATTGCGAATATTCAGTTCCATGAGCGAATTCCCGATCAATGCCCACGGGCAGCCGACAATTGGTCGGCATAGCGCAGTTCAATGGTTGTCTTGAGGACGAGTGTGACCAATGCCAGCCCTGCCAGCAGTGAAGCGACCGCGAAGGCGGCGGCGAAGTTATATTCGTTATAGAGAATTTCGATATGCAGCGGCATGGTATTGGTTACGCCCCGGATATGGCCTGATACAACCGAGACCGCGCCGAATTCGCCCATGGCCCGGGCGTTGCAGAGCAGCACGCCATAGAGCAGCCCCCAGCGGATATTGGGCAGCGTCACCCGCCAGAAGGTCTGCCAGCCACTGGCGCCGAGGCTGATCGCGGCCTCTTCATCGCCAGTGCCTTGTTCCTGCATGACCGGGATCAGTTCGCGCGCCACGAAAGGGAAGGTGACGAAAATCGTCGCCAGCACGATGCCCGGTACGGCAAACAGGATCTCGACGCCATGCGTGCGCAACCACGGCCCAAGCAGGCTGTTGGAGCCGAACAGCAGCACATAGACCAGACCTGATATGACCGGTGACACCGAAAACGGCAAGTCGATCAGGGTAATCAGGAAGGCCTTGCCGCGAAATTCGAATTTCGCAATCGCCCATGCAGCAGCAACGCCGAAGATCACGTTGGCGGGAACGGCAATCGCTGCAACCAGCAGCGTCAACCGCATGGCCGAGAGGGCGTCTGGTTCGACAAGTGCTTCCAGCCAGGCGCTCGCGCCATTGCGGAATGCCTCGGAAAACACCGCCACCAGCGGAAGCATGAGGAACAGCAATAGGAATAGCAGCGAGACGAGGATGAGCAGACATTGGACGACGGGGGTTTCGGTCGTCGCTCGATGAAAGGTAGGGGAGCGGCGGTCAGTCATTGCCATATTTTCTCCGGCTTGCGGCCTGAATGAGATTGATCAACAGAAGCATGGCAAAGGAAATCGCCAGCATTACCGCACCGACGGCGGTTGCGCCCGCATAGTTGAACTCCTCCAGCCGGATGACGATGAGAAGTGGTGCGATTTCCGAGACATAGGGGACATTGCCGGCCACGAAGATCACCGATCCATATTCCCCGACCCCGCGCGCCAGTGCAAGGGCAAAGCCGGTCATGATGGCCGGTGCCAGACCCGGCAGCAGCACTTTGAATATTGTTGCAAAGCGGCTGGCACCCAGCGTTGCCGCGGCTTCCTCCACGTCGCGGTCGATTTCTTCCATGACCGGTTGCACGGTGCGCACCACGAAGGGCAGGCCGATAAACACCATGGCAACGACGATGCCAGCCTGGGTATAGGCGACTTTCAGGCCAAGCGGCGCAAGAAGCGAGCCGATCCAACCGTTTGGCGCGTAGAGCGAGGCAAGGGCGATACCGGCAACGGCGGTCGGCAGCGCAAACGGCAGATCGACCATCGCGTCGATGATCCGCCGCCCCCAGAAATTGTAGCGCACCAGCACCCAGGCGACCAGCACGCCGAATACGACATTGAGGATAGCCGCCAGGATGGCCGAGCCGAAGCTGACCTTCAGGGCGCCAAGCGTCCTGCGGTCGGACGCGATATGCCAGAAATCCGCCCAGCCCAATTCGGCGGAACGCCAGACCAGACCGGACAGGGGAATGAGAACGATGAGGGCGAGGTAAAACACCGTAAAGCCGAACGTCAACCCGAATCCGGGAAGAACGCTCGGCTGACGGAATTGCCACCTGCCTTGAACAGGACTATGGGCCATTCTGATTTTCTTACTTTCTGAGCAGTCTTACTTTCCGGGCTGGTAGATCTGGTCGAACAGGCCACCATCAGCGAAGAATTGCGGCTGCACTTTTGCCCAGCCACCGAAATCCTCGATGGTGACGAGATCAACCGACGGGAACCGCTTCAAGTCGGCAGGATCGGCCAATTCAGGCTTTGCAGGGCGATAGTAATGCTTGGCAGCGATCTTTTGTCCGGCGTCGGAATAGAGATAATCGAGATAGGCCTTGGCGACCGCTTCTGTCCCATGGGCTTTGGCATTGCCCTCGACGACGGCGACCGGCGGCTCCGCCTTGACCGAAACGGACGGCACGATGATGTCGAATTTGTCAGGGCCGAGTTCATCAATCGATAGGAAGGCTTCGTTCTCCCAAGCAAGCAGAACATCGCCGATGCCACGCTGCACGAAGGTGGTAGTGGAGCCGCGCGCACCGGTATCCAGCACTGGCACATGCTTGAACAGGGCGCTCAGGTATTCCTTGGCCTTCTGCTGATCGCCATTGTTGGCTTTCAGCGCCCAGCCCCAAGCGGCCAGCACGTTCCAGCGGGCACCGCCCGAGGTTTTCGGATTGGGGGTGATCACCTCAATCCCGTCCTTGGTAAGGTCGGCCCAGTCCTTGATGCCTTTCGGATTGCCCTTGCGCACCAGGAAGACGATGGTGGATGTATAGGGCGAACTGCTGCTTGGCAGTTTGGTTTTCCAGTCGGCGGGGATCTTGCCGGTCTTTTCGGCGATGGCGGAAATATCCGCTTCCAATGCCAGCGTCACCACGTCGGCCTCAAGACCGTCGATCACCGAGCGGGCCTGGGCGCCCGAACCGCCATGCGACATTCTCACAGAAACGCTGTCGCCGGTCTTTTGCTTCCAATAGGCGGCGAATGCCGGATTGAAATCCTTGTACAGCTCGCGCGTCGGGTCGTAGCTGACGTTGAGCAATGTCACATTGGCCGCAACAGCGGGCATGGCGAGGCTTGCGGCTATCGCCAGCGTGGCAATGATCTTCACGGTACGAAAACGGGACATTGCGATCTCCTTAACCCCTAAGACTTCAAAATCTATTGAGGTTGTAGAGTATGTCAACGGCCAAGGCCAATTCGAGAGAGAACATGCCCCTGGCCGCTGCTAACTTAGCAATTTCAAGCGTAATTCCAGCGAGGCGGGGAGGATTTTTGCGGCACGGTCAAGGATGATCTCAAGGCACAGTCTTATGGCAGGTCTATGTCAGCAGGTCGAAGGCATCGCTTTCGCCCGGAACCAGTTCTAGTGGCCAGAGGCGATTGCGGGCATGGGTTCTGTATGTTTCCGCATAATCCGGCATTGAGGCGAGCAAGGTTTCGGCCAGTTCCACCCCGAGATCCTCCAGGGAAAGGCGGTAGCAGGTCAGAGCGGGTTGCAGAAACCGGGCGCGGGGCGCTTCACGAAACCCGATGACGGCCATGTCCCGGCCGGGGATGACGCCGGCCTCAGCCAGCCGCCTGTAGAGGCCGATCGCCATGAGTTCGTAAATCAGGATGATGGCGGTCGGGCGCGGATCGAGCGCCAGCAGCTCGCTGCCCACGCTATAGCCGCCGCTTTCGCTGGATTTCGCCCGCAGCACCAAGGCCGGATCGAAGGCCAGGCCGTTGCGCTCCAGCGCGGCCTGATAGGCGTCGGTAAACACGGTGCCGAGGTTGATATCAGTGCAGGGGGCGGCGATGGCGATGCGACGGTGACCTTTCGACACCAGTCGATCCACGGCGGAATTGGCGACACCGGCAAAATCGAGGTCGATCCAGGTATGGCTGCCGCCCGACGTGCTGCGCCCCAAGGTTACAAAGGGTATTTTGGTTTTGATCAACAGATCAATACGCTTATCGACCCTCTGCGTAGCCGAAATGATCATCGCATCGACCAGGCGGCGGGCCACCATGCGCTGAAGATATTCCAGGGGGTCTTCGTCGGCAGGGCAGGGGAGCAGGACGAGGTCGAGATTGTGCCGGGCAAACACCGTCTGCAAACCGTCCATGACGCCGAAAAAGAAGTTGTCGCTGTTGTCGGCATTGTCCTTGCCGGACTCGATCATCAGTCCGATGACGTTGGTTGACCCCTTGCGCAGGCTGCGGCCCGACTGATTGGCGACATAGCCCAGTTCCTCAGCGGCCTCCAGTACCCGCCGTCGCGTTTCCGCGTTGACGTCGGGGCGTCCATTCAGCGCGCGCGACACGGTCCCGATAGAGATGTCGAGATGTTTTGCAAGCTGATGTATGCCCTTCATGCCAGATACTTTCTCCCTGAAGCCACCTCACCAAAAGGCGCTAAAGCGTGTTGCGGCTTATCAGCCTCAAGCAACACGCTTTAAGTTTTTGTTTTTACGCATGTCGTTACCGCAAAACCGCTGCACACTTTTGCGCGACATGCTCTAAGATGAGCAGGCCGGTTGTAAATTCCATGCCCTGCCTTGTCCGGTGTACTGCAAAATTTCGCAAGCAGGAATCGGTTTTTCCCTTGAGCTTGAAGCGGTTTATCGTGTCGCCGGGCACAATAACCAGGCCGCGTATTGACATGAGACAAAAACCGCGATTAGTATCGTAAACGTTTACGGAAGCCGATGCAAAGAGGAGTTTGCGCGGCGGGAGGTTGCCGGAAGAGCGTTTGCTGGTTCGGTCTACCGGAAACTGGAACCATGTCTGGCGCGATAGCGACCGGATGGGATGCAAGGGAGGATATCTTGCAATTCAAAGCCGTTTTATGCGGGTGCGGAGCTATGGCCAAAGGCTGGCTTCGGGCCATTGCCGACACGCCCTCGCTTGCCGAACGAATTTCTGTCGTCGGGCTCGTTGACGTCAACATCTCGGCAGCCGAGTCCCTTGCACAGGAATTCGGTCTGGAAGGTGCGGTGACGGGCAGTAGTCTTGCGGATGTTCTTGAGCGGACGGCAGCCGATCTGGTCTTCGATGTCGTCATCCCGGCTGCCCGCTTCGATATCGTCTCCACCGCGTTGAAGGCCGGATGCCACGTGCTCAGCGAAAAGCCCATGGCCAATACGCTGCAAGAGGCGAAGGCCCTGATTAAGCTTGCCACGGAGACCGGGCGTATCCACGCCGTCGTGCAGAACCGCCGCTTCGTTCAAGGGGTTCGCCGGATGCGGCAATTCCTGGACAGCGGCGCCATCGGCGAGTTGACGGCGGTGCATTGCGATTTCTTCCTGGCGCCGCATTTCGGCGGGTTCCGGGATGAGATGGAGCATGTCCTGCTGCTCGACATGGCAATTCACACCTTCGATGCGGCGCGCTTCATTGCCAATCGTCAGCCGCTGGCGGCCTATTGCGTGGAGCGCAATCCGCATGGTTCCTGGTATGCCCATGGCGCCAGCGCCAATGCGATCTTCGAGTTCACGGACGACGTGGTCTTCACCTATCGCGGCTCCTGGTGCGCTGAAGGGCGCAGGACCAGTTGGGAAAGTGCGTGGCGGCTGGTCGGCAGCAAAGGCATGCTGACCTGGGACGGAGAAGAGGCGTTTGAGGCCTCCATTGCCGCAGACGAGCCCAGCCTGTTACGTGGATATACGACCGTAAACGTTTCTGATGACGTTGCGCCAGCTGAGACGCATGGCCATGCCAGCGTGCTGGAAAGCTTCATTGCAGCGGTTGCCGGTGGCGAGCCGCCTGAGACTGCCGGTTTCGACAATATCAACAGTCTTGCCATGGTGTTTGCCGCCATCGAAAGCGCCAAGAGCGGCAAGCGTATCGACATTTCAGCTTCGCTATAAGGGACCATGACTGTGAGCAATCCTGCAAAATCCATTCGTATCGGCACCATGATCAGCGGCAATAACGGCGATGCGGCCACCCGCATCCGGGAAATCGCCGGTCTTGGCTTTGAAAGTTTTGAGCCGTTTTTCTGGCAGACCACCAAGGGCCAGAACCTTGCCGAACTTGGCAAGCGCTGCGTCGATGCCATCGGCGACCGCGATATTACCATTTCGACGCTGGGCATGTTCGGCAATCCGCTTGAGGAAACCGACATCGACCTCGAAACGCTGGAGGGCTGGAAACAATGTATCGATAATGCCCATCATTTCGGTGCGAGTTGCGTTGCCGGTTTTACCGGGCGACTGCGGGGCAAGGTGCTGACCGACAGCCTGCCACGCTACCGCGAAATCTGGAGCGAACTGGCCAAGCGCGCTGCCGACAAGGGCATTCGCATCGCCTTTGAAAACTGCGCCATGGACGGCAATTGGCAGAGCGGCGACTGGAATATCGCCCATAACCCCGACGCCTGGGAATTGATGTTCAACGAGACGCCTGATGACAATATCGGCCTTGAATGGGAACCCTGCCATCAGATGGTCTATCTGATTGATCCCCTGCCGCAGATCCGCAAATGGGCATCCAAGATTTTCCACGTGCATGGCAAGGACGCCACCATTCGCTGGGACGTTATTCGTGAACACGGCATTTTCGGCAAGGAGCCGTTCGTGTTCATGCGCACACCGGGCTTTGGCGACAGCAATTGGACGAATGTGATCAGCGAATTACGGCTGGCTGGCTATAGCGGCTCTATCGATATCGAAGGCTGGCACGATCCGGTCTACCGCGATGCCTTGGAAATGACCGGTCAGGTGCATGCCCTAAACCATCTGAAACAGGCGCGTGGCGGCGATTTTATCGACGAGATGGCAGCTTATGGCGGAGGCGATCCCTCGCTGAAATAGCATGAGGTCTCGAGATCGTCCGGCATGGAGGTGCCGGGCGATTGGAGGACGATATAGAAACGGAGGAGGAAACCCATGATCATCAACAGACGTGCCTTGATCGCTGTGCTGGCTCTTGCCACGGCTTGCCCGCTTGCATCGACCGCCCGGGCGGACGACGTGACACTCAATCTCTGGTCGCTCGACAAGGATATCCAGCCGGCACCCAATCTGGTCAAGCAATTCAACGCGCTCAACAATGGCATCAAGATCGAGTATCGGCTCCTTCAGTTCGACGATGTCGTGACGGAAGCGATGCGCGCCTATTCAACCGGTCAGGCGCCAGATATCATTGCGGTCGATAATCCGGAACATGCGCTGTTTGCCTCACGGGGCGCCTTCCTTGATCTTACCGACATGATCGCCAAGTCGGATGTGATCAAGCCCGCGAACTATTTTCCGGGGCCGTTGGCGTCTGTGACCTGGAAAGACCGCTATTTCGGCGTGCCGAAAGCCACCAACACCATCGCGCTCTACTATAACCGCGATATGTTCAAGGCTAAGGGTCTCGATCCACTCAAGCCACCGCAGA
This portion of the Allorhizobium ampelinum S4 genome encodes:
- a CDS encoding sugar phosphate isomerase/epimerase family protein, coding for MSNPAKSIRIGTMISGNNGDAATRIREIAGLGFESFEPFFWQTTKGQNLAELGKRCVDAIGDRDITISTLGMFGNPLEETDIDLETLEGWKQCIDNAHHFGASCVAGFTGRLRGKVLTDSLPRYREIWSELAKRAADKGIRIAFENCAMDGNWQSGDWNIAHNPDAWELMFNETPDDNIGLEWEPCHQMVYLIDPLPQIRKWASKIFHVHGKDATIRWDVIREHGIFGKEPFVFMRTPGFGDSNWTNVISELRLAGYSGSIDIEGWHDPVYRDALEMTGQVHALNHLKQARGGDFIDEMAAYGGGDPSLK
- the cysW gene encoding sulfate ABC transporter permease subunit CysW, with the protein product MAMTDRRSPTFHRATTETPVVQCLLILVSLLFLLLFLMLPLVAVFSEAFRNGASAWLEALVEPDALSAMRLTLLVAAIAVPANVIFGVAAAWAIAKFEFRGKAFLITLIDLPFSVSPVISGLVYVLLFGSNSLLGPWLRTHGVEILFAVPGIVLATIFVTFPFVARELIPVMQEQGTGDEEAAISLGASGWQTFWRVTLPNIRWGLLYGVLLCNARAMGEFGAVSVVSGHIRGVTNTMPLHIEILYNEYNFAAAFAVASLLAGLALVTLVLKTTIELRYADQLSAARGH
- a CDS encoding sulfate ABC transporter substrate-binding protein; this encodes MSRFRTVKIIATLAIAASLAMPAVAANVTLLNVSYDPTRELYKDFNPAFAAYWKQKTGDSVSVRMSHGGSGAQARSVIDGLEADVVTLALEADISAIAEKTGKIPADWKTKLPSSSSPYTSTIVFLVRKGNPKGIKDWADLTKDGIEVITPNPKTSGGARWNVLAAWGWALKANNGDQQKAKEYLSALFKHVPVLDTGARGSTTTFVQRGIGDVLLAWENEAFLSIDELGPDKFDIIVPSVSVKAEPPVAVVEGNAKAHGTEAVAKAYLDYLYSDAGQKIAAKHYYRPAKPELADPADLKRFPSVDLVTIEDFGGWAKVQPQFFADGGLFDQIYQPGK
- a CDS encoding sulfate/molybdate ABC transporter ATP-binding protein, yielding MELNIRNIRKDFNATAALHELSLDIRSGELIALVGPSGSGKTTLLRLIAGLERPSAGQIFFGDDDASRKTVQERQVGFVFQHYALFKHMTVLENVGFGLTVRPKSSRPPKAEIRKRALELLDFVQLSGLEKRYPAQLSGGQRQRVALARAMAIEPKVLLLDEPFGALDAQVRKDLRRWLREIHDRTGHTTVFVTHDQEEALELADRVVVMSQGRIEQVGTADDVYDNPAAPFVHRFIGESSALPVRIESGEIWLDDRPTGLKSEGNGNATLFFRPQEVEIVDGCGGCFAGTVISSRRLSGTRRLELELGGARHLAEIDVPVDHPAATRTGISFRPKRWKVYPASA
- a CDS encoding Gfo/Idh/MocA family protein, yielding MQFKAVLCGCGAMAKGWLRAIADTPSLAERISVVGLVDVNISAAESLAQEFGLEGAVTGSSLADVLERTAADLVFDVVIPAARFDIVSTALKAGCHVLSEKPMANTLQEAKALIKLATETGRIHAVVQNRRFVQGVRRMRQFLDSGAIGELTAVHCDFFLAPHFGGFRDEMEHVLLLDMAIHTFDAARFIANRQPLAAYCVERNPHGSWYAHGASANAIFEFTDDVVFTYRGSWCAEGRRTSWESAWRLVGSKGMLTWDGEEAFEASIAADEPSLLRGYTTVNVSDDVAPAETHGHASVLESFIAAVAGGEPPETAGFDNINSLAMVFAAIESAKSGKRIDISASL
- the cysT gene encoding sulfate ABC transporter permease subunit CysT, producing the protein MAHSPVQGRWQFRQPSVLPGFGLTFGFTVFYLALIVLIPLSGLVWRSAELGWADFWHIASDRRTLGALKVSFGSAILAAILNVVFGVLVAWVLVRYNFWGRRIIDAMVDLPFALPTAVAGIALASLYAPNGWIGSLLAPLGLKVAYTQAGIVVAMVFIGLPFVVRTVQPVMEEIDRDVEEAAATLGASRFATIFKVLLPGLAPAIMTGFALALARGVGEYGSVIFVAGNVPYVSEIAPLLIVIRLEEFNYAGATAVGAVMLAISFAMLLLINLIQAASRRKYGND
- a CDS encoding LacI family DNA-binding transcriptional regulator is translated as MKGIHQLAKHLDISIGTVSRALNGRPDVNAETRRRVLEAAEELGYVANQSGRSLRKGSTNVIGLMIESGKDNADNSDNFFFGVMDGLQTVFARHNLDLVLLPCPADEDPLEYLQRMVARRLVDAMIISATQRVDKRIDLLIKTKIPFVTLGRSTSGGSHTWIDLDFAGVANSAVDRLVSKGHRRIAIAAPCTDINLGTVFTDAYQAALERNGLAFDPALVLRAKSSESGGYSVGSELLALDPRPTAIILIYELMAIGLYRRLAEAGVIPGRDMAVIGFREAPRARFLQPALTCYRLSLEDLGVELAETLLASMPDYAETYRTHARNRLWPLELVPGESDAFDLLT